From the genome of Alteromonas stellipolaris:
ATACGGCAAATTTTACCGTGGCAACCTTAGAAGAACACTACGAGCTTATTACTCAGCTTAATCGAGAGTTCAATACCAATGTAGGGGTTTATACGGAAGTAAAATCACCAGCGTGGCATAACGAACAAGGAGTAGACGCTAGCCAGATTGTGATTGCATCACTAACACGATTTAATCTTGCCAATAAAGACGCCAACAGTTACTTGCAGTGTTTCGACTTCGATGAAATAAAGCGCATTAGAAAAGACCTAAACTATGCGGGAAAAGTGGTCATGCTAATAGGTGAAAACAGTTGGGGAGAATCAACCACAGACTACGATTGGATCAAAAGTGAAGCAGGCATGAAAGAAGTGGCAAACTATGCCGACGGTTTAGGCCCCTGGTTAGGTCAACTACTAGACCCACAAGCGATGGAAGCAGGTAAATTAGTACCCGCATCCTGGGTTGAGTATGCCCATTCAGAAGGTTTCATTATTCATCCCTACACGTTCCGTCAAGATGCCCTTCCGCCAGGCATGACAGCAGAACAGCTTCTTTCTACCCTTAAACACGTGGTGAACGTAGACGGCGTATTTACCGACCATGTGCCGCCGGTAAAAGCCTGGCTTGAAGCACAAGGCGAATAGCAACAACAAATATATTATTCACTTCACGAAAAAGCGGCCATTAAGCCGCTTTTTCAAATTTGTTTATATTTTTTACTTAGATTTTAGATAACCCTAAGATTTAGATAACCGCACTACTACCCTTCTATTTTGCGCTCGCGACTCTCGGGTATCGTTATTTGCTATATGGCGCTTCTCACCGTGCCCCGTCAGTTGAATTCTGTCATCGGGCACGCCTATGGTAGTTAAGTAGCTTTTTACTTCATTGGCTCGGCGTATAGATAATTGTTCGTTGTTCCATCGCCCGCCATAGCTATCGGTATAGCCATCAAGCAATACTAACTCTAAGTCGCTATCTTCTTTTAGGTATTCCCCAATCATTGTTAGGCGCTTTTGAGAATACTTAGTCAGTTCGGTACTGTTTTTCTGATACGACAACACCGTATAGGCAATATCGTCGAAGTTGTAAGGCAATAAGTTAGACACACACTTAACGAAGTCTCGATACACCTTCGAGAAATTACTGGCGTTTAATGCAACACTCACTTTATCGTATTCGTTATACCAGTCTTGATAATAAATGGTAGGCCAGAAGCCTTTTTCGAGTTCACTTAGCATAGTCCATGCAGCGTCTTGCGGAAGGTCACCGTTATATTGCGTGCGCAATGTCATATCGGCGATGGTTTTAGGCGCTACACCCGGCATCCACTTTGGCGGTACAGAATAAACAGCAGCTACATCGAAGCGGTTAGGCAATAAATGCATGTCTAGCTCAAATTCCATATTAAGCCGTTTAGAAGCCACGCTTGTAAACATGGCATCGCCGTAACCGGGTAAAGGATGGTTCAATGTACATTGCAAACGCGATGCATCAACCACTTCCCAGTTAGACGTTTCTACCGTAGCAGAATACTGACGCATAGCACCGCTTGCGACCGTAGTAAAAAACAACGGAATAAGTAAACCGAATTTACGCTTCACAACTATACCCACTCAACTGATAAACCATACCTAACGAAAAGGCGCTTACAGAATATATCGTCCTTAGTGTAGAAAAGTTTAGCCTTCTATACCATTAATACCATCAATTATGCCCTCATTTCAGGTTTCTAACGCCCCACATTGAAATTCAGGCTGGATACCGTGGGTTATCCTTGCCATAATCCCAGCACTTTTTGTAGCATTTCTATGTTGATACAGCTTTGTTAC
Proteins encoded in this window:
- the glpQ gene encoding glycerophosphodiester phosphodiesterase: MLKIRHALLTFSLSISIFASPVLLAKDFDVIAHRGASGYLPEHTLEAATLAFAMNPDFIEQDAVITKDGIAVVLHDIHLETVTNVEQVFPERARKDGRFYALDFTLAELRTLQVHERANSKGEQVFTKRYTGNTANFTVATLEEHYELITQLNREFNTNVGVYTEVKSPAWHNEQGVDASQIVIASLTRFNLANKDANSYLQCFDFDEIKRIRKDLNYAGKVVMLIGENSWGESTTDYDWIKSEAGMKEVANYADGLGPWLGQLLDPQAMEAGKLVPASWVEYAHSEGFIIHPYTFRQDALPPGMTAEQLLSTLKHVVNVDGVFTDHVPPVKAWLEAQGE
- a CDS encoding flagellar protein MotY, which codes for MRQYSATVETSNWEVVDASRLQCTLNHPLPGYGDAMFTSVASKRLNMEFELDMHLLPNRFDVAAVYSVPPKWMPGVAPKTIADMTLRTQYNGDLPQDAAWTMLSELEKGFWPTIYYQDWYNEYDKVSVALNASNFSKVYRDFVKCVSNLLPYNFDDIAYTVLSYQKNSTELTKYSQKRLTMIGEYLKEDSDLELVLLDGYTDSYGGRWNNEQLSIRRANEVKSYLTTIGVPDDRIQLTGHGEKRHIANNDTRESRAQNRRVVVRLSKS